Proteins from a single region of Carassius gibelio isolate Cgi1373 ecotype wild population from Czech Republic chromosome A5, carGib1.2-hapl.c, whole genome shotgun sequence:
- the tmem141 gene encoding transmembrane protein 141 isoform X1 gives MVNLGLTKVDDAVAARHPGLQQYAACQSYAFMKGTASFILGTAGLFFAQQAFQKRIPYPLKWNLLVSIVSSSVFSYSVTRWETMKCSDLWLFLETGNVPDRNSPKEEP, from the exons ATGGTCAACCTCGGTCTTACTAAAGTTGATGATGCGGTAGCAGCAAGACACCCG GGTTTGCAGCAGTACGCCGCTTGTCAGTCTTACGCCTTTATGAAAGGCACAGCAAGCTTCATATTGG GCACAGCTGGTTTATTTTTTGCACAACAAGCATTTCAGAAAAGAATCCCATATCCTCTTAAGTGGAACCTTCTAGTGTCTATTG TTTCATCTTCAGTATTCAGCTATTCAGTAACTCGCTGGGAAACCATGAAGTGCTCAGACTTGTGGTTATTTCTTGAGACAGGAAATGTTCCTGACAGAAACTCTCCTA AGGAAGAACCATAA
- the tmem141 gene encoding transmembrane protein 141 isoform X2 → MVNLGLTKVDDAVAARHPGLQQYAACQSYAFMKGTASFILGTAGLFFAQQAFQKRIPYPLKWNLLVSIVSSSVFSYSVTRWETMKCSDLWLFLETGNVPDRNSPIAV, encoded by the exons ATGGTCAACCTCGGTCTTACTAAAGTTGATGATGCGGTAGCAGCAAGACACCCG GGTTTGCAGCAGTACGCCGCTTGTCAGTCTTACGCCTTTATGAAAGGCACAGCAAGCTTCATATTGG GCACAGCTGGTTTATTTTTTGCACAACAAGCATTTCAGAAAAGAATCCCATATCCTCTTAAGTGGAACCTTCTAGTGTCTATTG TTTCATCTTCAGTATTCAGCTATTCAGTAACTCGCTGGGAAACCATGAAGTGCTCAGACTTGTGGTTATTTCTTGAGACAGGAAATGTTCCTGACAGAAACTCTCCTA TAGCCGTGTAA